From Macrobrachium rosenbergii isolate ZJJX-2024 chromosome 22, ASM4041242v1, whole genome shotgun sequence, the proteins below share one genomic window:
- the LOC136850617 gene encoding uncharacterized protein, translating into MKSCTGDDQDGEKTTTHGERTVATTAELPLTPSSTPSQLSTQKIEPSSSTIDQMAVTTSDELFLTTSSAQVSTRSTDPEQPSSATEGAGSLELVVLVLILVILLIIVILVIVLVVMKTKRKGSKVVKGEPPSQQSTTAPSSVHPAKHDDRYTEWKRNHSREDDPSPLRTPALHEREYANGPWNAVASSGFPAFFYQDFDAQASEDPIYEEIVTADQLTLTSSRASYCNYLENGVIQENEEGYVNMAHYIGK; encoded by the exons ATGAAGTCCTGTACAGGAGACG ACCAGGACGGTGAAAAGACAACGACGCATGGCGAGAGAACTGTGGCGACAACTGCAGAACTGCCTCTGACCCCCAGTTCAACTCCCTCACAACTGTCAACTCAGAAAATCGAACCGTCTTCATCCACAATAG accAGATGGCTGTGACAACAAGTGACGAACTGTTTTTGACCACAAGTTCAGCACAGGTGTCAACCAGGAGCACTGATCCTGAACAGCCTTCATCTGCAACAG AAGGTGCTGGCAGTTTGGAACTCGTCGTTCTCGTGCTGATTCTGGTCATTCTTTTGATTATAGTGATTCTTGTCATCGTATTAGTCGTCATGAAG ACCAAGCGTAAAGGCAGCAAAGTTGTAAAAGGAGAGCCACCCTCACAGCAATCAACAACAGCCCCTTCGAGTGTCCACCCTGCAAAACACGACGACCGATATACCGAGTGGAAAAGGAACCATTCACGAGAAGATGACCCAAGTCCCCTGAGAACACCAGCACTGCATGAAAGGGAATACGCCAACGGACCATGGAACGCTGTGGCGTCGAGTGGGTTTCCCGCTTTCTTCTACCAGGACTTCGATGCTCAGGCGTCCGAAGACCCCATTTACGAAGAAATCGTCACCGCCGATCAGCTGACACTTACTTCGTCAAGGGCCTCCTATTGCAATTACCTAGAGAATGGTGTTATTCAGGAGAACGAGGAAGGGTATGTCAACATGGCGCATTACATAGGGAAATGA